A region from the Marinobacter sp. SS13-12 genome encodes:
- a CDS encoding SDR family oxidoreductase, translating to MNECIFITGAGAGIGRATARLFAAEGWFVGAADRDAEALEALRNELGADRCSIHIADVTDSPSVTQALAQFAGHTGGRLKVLHNNAGILKVGAFDGISPAVHRSVVEVNVIGLMNVLHAAFPYLKATPGAQVINMSSASASYGTPDFASYSASKHAVRALTEALDIEWEQYDIKVGDLMPPFVNTGMVQSNEGRSALFDNLGINLTAETVAAAVRDQVRKPRLHRPISLQFRALWPITRTAPIAVTRAVMKQLWRNG from the coding sequence ATGAACGAATGCATATTTATTACCGGCGCCGGTGCCGGAATCGGTCGCGCCACGGCCCGGCTTTTTGCTGCGGAAGGCTGGTTTGTCGGTGCGGCAGACAGGGACGCGGAGGCTCTGGAAGCCCTGCGCAATGAACTCGGAGCCGACAGGTGCAGTATTCATATCGCGGACGTTACCGATTCCCCGTCAGTAACGCAGGCGCTGGCGCAGTTTGCCGGGCACACCGGCGGCAGGTTGAAGGTGCTGCACAATAATGCCGGCATATTGAAAGTTGGCGCCTTTGACGGAATCAGCCCCGCCGTCCACCGCAGTGTGGTGGAGGTGAATGTGATTGGCCTGATGAATGTCCTTCATGCCGCTTTTCCCTACCTCAAGGCAACGCCTGGCGCGCAGGTGATCAATATGAGCTCCGCGTCGGCGTCCTATGGTACCCCTGATTTCGCCTCCTATTCCGCCAGCAAGCACGCGGTGCGTGCACTGACCGAAGCGCTGGATATTGAATGGGAGCAATATGATATAAAAGTGGGAGACCTGATGCCGCCGTTCGTGAATACCGGTATGGTTCAGTCCAATGAGGGGCGGTCAGCGCTGTTCGACAACCTGGGCATCAACCTGACCGCGGAAACCGTGGCTGCTGCGGTTCGGGATCAGGTCCGCAAGCCCCGGCTGCACCGTCCCATTTCGTTGCAGTTCCGGGCGCTCTGGCCCATTACCCGGACCGCGCCGATCGCTGTTACCCGGGCGGTTATGAAGCAGCTGTGGCGCAACGGTTAG
- a CDS encoding 3-deoxy-7-phosphoheptulonate synthase: MLAILHPDTALDSEAYRQTMDFLENLPGVSVRVHQVQGAKQRLTEVYLLGETKSLNKEDIEALPAVERAIRISDDYRILGRHKDDRRQSGFTYNGVTFDQSNLNIFAGLCAVDVPEHVEQMMQALEENGQVCTRMGAYKPRTNPYSFQGHGKGCLPWVFEKAGKHGIKVIAMEITHESHIEEIDHCLEQLGRPTGVMLQVGTRNTQNFELLKAIGRQSTYPVLLKRGFGITLNESLNAAEYLASEGNANVIFCLRGMKTEAGQPHRNMVDFAHVPAVKRLTRMPVCVDPSHSVGSRERAPDGVLDVMHATAQGVIAGANMVLVDFHPKPEKALVDGPQALLMEELPAYLEDIQLCHDTWKKRQQIYNRLKESATE, from the coding sequence ATGTTAGCCATTCTCCACCCGGATACCGCACTGGACAGCGAAGCCTATCGCCAGACCATGGACTTTCTCGAAAACCTGCCGGGCGTATCAGTCAGGGTCCACCAGGTCCAGGGCGCGAAACAACGTCTCACTGAGGTTTACCTGTTGGGAGAAACCAAGTCTCTCAACAAGGAGGACATCGAGGCCCTTCCCGCGGTGGAGCGGGCCATTCGTATCTCTGATGACTACCGGATACTCGGCCGCCACAAGGACGATCGCCGCCAGAGTGGCTTCACCTACAATGGCGTCACTTTTGACCAGTCCAATCTGAATATCTTTGCCGGGCTTTGCGCCGTCGACGTGCCGGAGCATGTGGAGCAGATGATGCAGGCACTGGAGGAGAACGGCCAGGTCTGTACCCGCATGGGTGCCTACAAGCCACGGACCAACCCCTATTCCTTCCAGGGGCACGGCAAGGGGTGTCTGCCCTGGGTATTCGAGAAAGCCGGCAAGCATGGCATCAAGGTGATTGCCATGGAAATCACCCATGAGAGCCATATTGAAGAAATCGACCACTGTCTGGAACAGCTTGGCCGTCCGACAGGCGTCATGCTTCAGGTGGGCACACGCAATACCCAGAATTTCGAGCTGCTGAAGGCTATTGGCCGCCAGTCCACGTATCCGGTACTGCTGAAGCGCGGCTTTGGTATCACTCTGAACGAATCGCTGAATGCCGCCGAGTACCTGGCCAGCGAAGGCAACGCCAACGTGATCTTCTGTCTGCGCGGCATGAAAACGGAAGCCGGCCAGCCCCACCGCAACATGGTGGACTTCGCCCACGTGCCCGCAGTCAAACGCCTTACCCGGATGCCGGTGTGTGTGGACCCATCCCACTCGGTAGGCAGCCGTGAGCGCGCGCCAGACGGAGTACTGGACGTCATGCACGCCACCGCCCAGGGCGTGATTGCCGGCGCCAACATGGTGCTGGTGGACTTTCACCCCAAGCCGGAAAAAGCGCTGGTGGATGGCCCACAGGCCCTGTTGATGGAAGAATTGCCAGCCTACCTGGAAGACATCCAGCTGTGTCATGACACCTGGAAGAAACGCCAGCAAATTTACAACCGCCTGAAGGAATCCGCTACAGAATGA
- the dusA gene encoding tRNA dihydrouridine(20/20a) synthase DusA — MPAQTVQNQVNTRFGPSRRFCVAPMMDWTTSHYRYLARQLSRHALLYTEMVTTGALIHGDTSRFLRHDAAEYPLALQLGGSNPQELAHCAALAEQYGFDEVNLNVGCPSDRVQNNMIGACLMACPDKVAEGVRAMINATGLPVTVKHRIGIDGRESWEELCEFIEKVSEAGCRTFIVHARIAVLEGLSPKENRDIPPLKYDWVYRLKARYPHLEIIINGGIKTFDECRQHLEHTDGVMLGREAYHNPWLLAGVDTEFFGQPGPARSRHDALRAVLPFIQDELDRGVYLSHMSRHLMGLFHGQPGGRQFRRYISENAHKPGSGIEVIEQAMARVPEPDASLVVPA; from the coding sequence ATGCCAGCACAGACAGTGCAAAATCAGGTAAACACCCGTTTCGGGCCGTCACGAAGGTTCTGCGTGGCCCCGATGATGGATTGGACGACGTCCCACTATCGCTACCTGGCCCGTCAGCTCAGCCGGCACGCCCTGCTGTACACCGAGATGGTCACCACTGGCGCGTTGATTCATGGCGATACGTCGCGTTTCCTGCGGCATGATGCGGCGGAATACCCGCTGGCACTGCAATTGGGCGGCAGCAATCCACAGGAGTTGGCTCACTGCGCAGCGCTGGCGGAGCAATACGGTTTTGATGAAGTAAACCTGAATGTGGGCTGCCCCAGCGACCGGGTGCAGAACAACATGATCGGCGCCTGCCTGATGGCTTGCCCGGACAAGGTTGCCGAGGGCGTGCGGGCGATGATCAACGCCACCGGTCTTCCGGTAACGGTAAAACACCGGATCGGAATTGACGGTCGGGAATCCTGGGAGGAACTGTGCGAATTCATTGAAAAGGTCTCCGAGGCAGGCTGTCGCACCTTTATCGTCCATGCCCGCATTGCCGTTCTGGAAGGGCTGAGCCCCAAGGAAAACCGGGACATACCGCCGCTCAAGTACGACTGGGTCTATCGGCTCAAGGCCCGCTATCCCCATCTCGAAATCATCATCAATGGCGGCATCAAGACCTTCGACGAGTGCCGCCAACACCTTGAGCATACCGACGGCGTCATGCTCGGCCGCGAGGCCTATCACAACCCCTGGCTGCTGGCTGGTGTGGACACCGAGTTTTTCGGGCAACCCGGACCGGCCCGTTCCCGGCACGATGCCTTGCGTGCGGTATTACCATTCATTCAGGATGAACTGGACCGGGGGGTTTACCTCAGCCATATGTCCCGGCACCTGATGGGCCTGTTCCATGGCCAGCCCGGCGGCCGCCAGTTCCGGCGCTACATCAGTGAGAACGCCCACAAGCCGGGTTCCGGCATTGAGGTTATCGAGCAGGCCATGGCCCGGGTTCCTGAGCCGGACGCCTCACTGGTCGTGCCGGCCTGA
- a CDS encoding TerB family tellurite resistance protein, whose amino-acid sequence MIERLKKLFGSPEDEPTQPDNHQLAVAATALMVQLSRVDNEQDDEELKTIVDCAVRAHQVTREEAEDILQDALSHADDATSLYEFTGMINEQLSQDEKQVLLESIWRVAFADGRIDKYEEHLIRRMADLLHLNHREFMQARHRAESAD is encoded by the coding sequence ATGATTGAGCGCCTGAAAAAACTGTTTGGCTCGCCTGAAGACGAACCGACGCAGCCAGACAATCACCAGCTTGCCGTTGCCGCCACCGCGCTGATGGTTCAGTTATCCAGGGTGGACAATGAACAGGATGACGAAGAACTGAAAACCATCGTTGACTGCGCGGTACGGGCCCACCAGGTCACCCGTGAGGAAGCGGAAGACATCCTGCAGGACGCCCTCAGCCATGCCGATGATGCCACTTCCCTGTACGAATTTACCGGCATGATCAATGAGCAGCTGAGCCAGGACGAGAAACAGGTCCTGCTCGAGAGTATCTGGCGGGTGGCTTTTGCCGATGGCCGTATCGACAAGTACGAAGAACACCTCATTCGCCGTATGGCAGACCTGCTGCACCTGAACCACAGGGAATTCATGCAGGCCCGCCACCGCGCCGAGAGCGCTGACTGA
- a CDS encoding hemerythrin family protein: MSGSGDALASLEFFPWSRHFEVGIEEIDEQHKMLVKIVNRLVWHSVSDVPQSRVDQILDELLSYANYHFTSEERIWNSAFGDATIARNHHDSHQMFFAQIQTLRSSGQSKGQIMSDLFDFLARWLAFHILESDRRMAMTVKAVEQGASLDEARKQVDDQLGGSGGELISALLEVYSKLSSSTAQLMRENLTRE, encoded by the coding sequence ATGTCCGGTTCTGGCGATGCATTGGCGTCTTTGGAATTCTTTCCGTGGAGCCGGCATTTCGAGGTTGGCATCGAGGAGATCGATGAGCAGCACAAAATGCTCGTGAAGATTGTCAACAGGCTGGTCTGGCATTCTGTGTCTGACGTCCCCCAGTCCCGGGTTGATCAGATCCTCGATGAATTGCTGTCCTACGCCAATTATCACTTTACGTCGGAAGAACGCATCTGGAATTCGGCGTTTGGTGACGCGACCATTGCCCGCAACCACCACGACTCTCACCAGATGTTCTTTGCCCAGATTCAGACGCTTCGCAGCAGCGGCCAGTCCAAAGGCCAGATAATGTCTGATCTGTTTGATTTTCTCGCCCGCTGGCTGGCGTTTCATATTCTGGAATCGGATCGCCGGATGGCCATGACCGTCAAGGCTGTTGAGCAGGGAGCCTCCCTGGATGAAGCCAGAAAACAGGTTGATGACCAGTTGGGGGGCAGTGGGGGTGAGTTGATTTCGGCGTTGCTGGAAGTCTACAGTAAGCTCTCTTCGAGTACCGCGCAGTTGATGCGGGAAAACCTCACCAGAGAGTAA
- the tal gene encoding transaldolase → MTSKLEQLKAMTTVVADTGDLDAIAQWKPQDATTNPSLLLKAAASDAYRPMLDEAVAAARKQGGSDAEQLTYATDMLAVLAGKQILGRIPGVVSTEVDARLSFDTGATLTRARRLVELYDHLGMDTSRVLIKIASTWEGIRAAEQLEKEGIHCNLTLLFSFIQAAACADAGAFLISPFVGRILDWHLAATGRDAFPAEEDPGVQSVSRIYNYYKANDYKTVVMGASFRNTGEIEMLAGCDRLTISPALLQELDNDSGTLPRRLSAEGATSADKPGNIDERLFRWESNEDAMATEKLADGIRRFTNDQIELENRVRRLSQAA, encoded by the coding sequence ATGACCAGCAAGCTTGAACAACTCAAAGCCATGACCACCGTGGTAGCCGATACCGGGGACCTGGACGCCATTGCCCAGTGGAAACCGCAGGATGCTACCACCAACCCGTCGCTTCTGCTCAAGGCCGCGGCCTCCGATGCCTACCGCCCCATGCTGGACGAAGCCGTGGCCGCCGCCCGCAAACAGGGTGGTTCGGATGCCGAGCAGCTGACTTACGCCACCGATATGCTGGCCGTACTGGCGGGAAAGCAGATTCTGGGCCGTATACCGGGCGTGGTTTCAACGGAAGTGGATGCGCGGCTGTCCTTCGACACCGGCGCCACCCTCACCCGGGCCCGCCGCCTGGTGGAGCTTTATGACCATCTCGGCATGGACACCAGCCGGGTTCTGATCAAGATCGCCTCTACCTGGGAAGGGATTCGCGCTGCCGAGCAACTGGAAAAGGAAGGCATTCACTGTAACCTGACTCTACTATTCTCCTTTATCCAGGCCGCCGCCTGTGCCGATGCCGGCGCCTTCCTGATTTCGCCGTTTGTGGGCCGTATTCTGGACTGGCACCTGGCAGCAACCGGCCGCGACGCCTTCCCGGCTGAAGAAGATCCGGGCGTGCAGTCCGTAAGCCGTATCTACAACTACTACAAGGCCAACGACTACAAGACGGTAGTCATGGGCGCCAGCTTCCGCAACACCGGTGAGATCGAGATGCTGGCCGGTTGTGACCGCCTCACCATCAGCCCGGCACTGTTGCAGGAGCTGGATAACGACTCCGGTACCCTGCCGCGGCGGTTGTCGGCGGAAGGCGCGACGAGTGCTGACAAGCCCGGCAACATCGATGAACGCCTGTTCCGCTGGGAATCCAACGAAGACGCCATGGCCACCGAGAAACTGGCGGACGGCATCCGACGTTTCACCAATGACCAGATTGAACTTGAAAACCGCGTCCGCAGACTGTCCCAGGCCGCCTGA
- a CDS encoding glycerophosphodiester phosphodiesterase — MIVYGHRGAKGEAPENTLAGFTHAYRHGVRHFELDLVLSKDGKPVIVHDLTVDRTTGQEGSVSSFTAEELAGMDARRSGTPWPRTVGIPSLETLLNEYPDFEHLQLEVKKDSRQRLNILCNRMIEVIQRRDLYNRVAITSSDHWFLQQARRRDTKVRIGLVTDRKFPKPVNAAARLHCDFLCIGWRMCTEAIVNDAHRRGMHVSTWTVNRIHDMLQLEAKGVDSIITDYPTSTRMYFDNRSRAALHLPAGQNRADSTQSENPVQTV; from the coding sequence ATGATCGTTTATGGGCACAGGGGGGCAAAGGGAGAAGCCCCGGAAAACACCCTCGCCGGATTCACCCATGCCTACCGCCACGGTGTCCGGCACTTTGAGCTTGATCTGGTACTGTCCAAAGATGGTAAACCGGTGATCGTTCATGACCTTACGGTCGATCGCACCACCGGCCAGGAAGGCAGTGTCAGCAGCTTCACTGCCGAGGAACTCGCGGGAATGGATGCCAGGCGAAGCGGAACGCCCTGGCCACGGACCGTCGGCATTCCCTCGTTGGAAACGCTGCTCAACGAATACCCCGATTTTGAGCATCTGCAACTGGAAGTAAAAAAAGACAGCCGCCAGCGCCTGAACATTCTCTGCAACCGCATGATCGAAGTCATTCAGCGTCGCGACCTGTACAATCGCGTTGCCATCACCTCTTCTGATCACTGGTTCCTTCAGCAGGCGCGCCGCAGGGACACGAAGGTGCGCATCGGTCTGGTTACTGACCGCAAATTCCCGAAACCCGTCAATGCGGCAGCCCGGTTGCACTGCGACTTTTTGTGCATCGGCTGGCGTATGTGCACGGAAGCCATTGTGAACGATGCCCACCGAAGAGGTATGCACGTGTCCACCTGGACCGTCAACCGCATCCACGACATGCTCCAGCTCGAGGCAAAAGGTGTCGACAGCATTATCACCGATTACCCGACCAGTACACGCATGTACTTCGATAACCGGTCAAGAGCAGCCCTGCACCTGCCCGCGGGGCAAAACAGGGCCGACAGCACCCAGTCAGAAAATCCGGTTCAGACCGTTTAG